From the Bacillota bacterium genome, the window CCCCTCGGCTCGACGCCCAGCTGGAAGACTTGGAGGGCCATGGCCACGGCGGCCGACACCCGGCCGATCTCCTCAAGGAGGATCAGCCGGGCCACATAACCCAGCCCGAGCCCACCGTACTGGGTCGGGACGGTCACTCCAAAGAAGCCCGCTTCGGCCATGGGTTTGACCAGTTCCATCGGAAACTGACCGGTCTTCTCCATCTCGGCCACCCTGGGTTCGATCTCCGTCTCGGCGAACTCACGGGCGGCTCGTCGCAACATCTCCTGTTCCTGGCCGAACTGAAAATCCATCTTCCTCCCATCCCTCCTGGCGGTCTATTCTTCCACAACGACCACCCGGGCAGGCGAGGCTTCCAGCCCCTTGAAGCGGAGGGGTAGAGCGTACATTTCGACTTGTGGTTTGGCGATGG encodes:
- a CDS encoding acyl-CoA dehydrogenase family protein, whose amino-acid sequence is MDFQFGQEQEMLRRAAREFAETEIEPRVAEMEKTGQFPMELVKPMAEAGFFGVTVPTQYGGLGLGYVARLILLEEIGRVSAAVAMALQVFQLGVEPRG